One genomic window of Cricetulus griseus strain 17A/GY chromosome 3, alternate assembly CriGri-PICRH-1.0, whole genome shotgun sequence includes the following:
- the LOC113835124 gene encoding igE-binding protein-like, with protein MAFPVFENEGARVHAPVDYNQIKELAESVRKYGVNANFTTIQVERLANYAMTPTDWETTVKAVLPNMGQYMEWKALFYDAAQAQAKANVTTENKNQRQWTFEMLTGQGPHALNQTNYIWGVYAQISAAAIKAWKALTKRDESGGHLTKIVQGPQEPFSDFVARMTEAASRIFGDAEQAMPLIEQLVFEQATQECRAAIAPRKSKGLQDWLKICRELGGPLTNAGLAAAILQTQRRRNTSACFNCGKTGHLKKDCRAPKRIREVELCRRCGKGPANTNLCGT; from the coding sequence atggctttcccagtctttgaaaATGAGGGGGCAAGAGTACATGCTCCCGTAGACTATAATCAGATTAAAGAATTGGCTGAATCAGTCCGGAAGTATGGGGTCAATGCCAATTTTACAACAATACAAGTAGAAAGACTAGCAAACTATGCTATGACACCCACTGATTGGGAGACAACAGTAAAAGCAGTGCTCCCCAATATGGGACAATATATGGAGTGGAAGGCTCTTTTTTATGATGCAGCCCAGGCACAGGCAAAGGCCAATgtcacaacagaaaataaaaatcagagacAATGGACCTTTGAAATGCTGACAGGACAGGGGCCACATGCCCTCAATCAAACTAATTACATTTGGGGCGTATATGCCCAGATATCAGCTGCCGCCATTAAAGCATGGAAGGCATTGACAAAAAGGGATGAATCAGGTGGACATCTTACAAAGATAGTCCAGGGGCCCCAGGAGCCATTCTCAGACTTTGTGGCCAGAATGACAGAGGCCGCTAGCCGGATATTCGGTGATGCAGAACAAGCCATGCCTCTGATTGAACAATTAGTCTTTGAACAAGCAACTCAAGAATGCCGAGCAGCCATAGCCCCCCGGAAAAGTAAAGGTTTACAGGACTGGTTAAAGATCTGCAGAGAACTCGGAGGGCCACTTACTAATGCAGGCTTGGCCGCAGCCATCTTACAAACCCAAAGGCGCCGAAATACGTCTGCCTGCTTTAACTGTGGAAAAACAGGGCACCTTAAAAAGGACTGTAGAGCCCCTAAAAGGATTAGAGAAGTGGAGTTGTGCAGGCGCTGTGGAAAAGGGCCAGCGAATACAAATCTGTGCGGGACATAA